One genomic segment of Gossypium arboreum isolate Shixiya-1 chromosome 3, ASM2569848v2, whole genome shotgun sequence includes these proteins:
- the LOC108476441 gene encoding repetitive proline-rich cell wall protein-like has translation MESQDSMMSTTHLLVFLLGVVTLTTPTFGTYESPNYGKPPTPEFKPPKVKPPPYEPKPPVYEPPKKEKPEPKPPVYAPPKKEKPGPKPPVYEPPKKEKPEPKPPVYTPPKKEEPKPKPPVYEPPKKEKPEPKPPIYTPPKKEKPEPKPPVYEPPKKEKPEPKPPVYTPPKKEKPEPKPPVYEPPKKPPMYEPKPPKPPVYTPPKKEKPEPKPPMYEPPKKPPMYEPKPPKPPVYTPPKKEKPEPKPPMYQPPNNPPIYEPKPPKPPVYAPPKEEKPKPKPSVYEPPAHEPPYGHYPGHPPLGKPQ, from the coding sequence ATGGAAAGCCAAGACTCAATGATGTCTACAACACACTTGCTAGTATTCCTACTTGGAGTGGTGACTCTCACCACTCCCACATTTGGTACCTACGAGTCACCAAATTATGGGAAACCCCCTACTCCTGAATTCAAGCCTCCCAAGGTGAAACCACCACCATATGAACCTAAGCCACCAGTGTATGAACCACCAAAAAAGGAGAAGCCTGAACCTAAGCCACCGGTTTATGCACCTCCAAAGAAAGAGAAGCCTGGACCCAAACCACCAGTGTATGAACCTCCAAAGAAGGAGAAGCCTGAGCCAAAGCCACCAGTTTATACACCTCCAAAGAAAGAGGAGCCTAAACCTAAACCACCAGTATATGAACCTCCAAAGAAGGAGAAACCTGAGCCAAAACCACCGATTTATACACCTCCAAAGAAAGAGAAACCTGAACCCAAACCACCCGTATATGAACCTCCAAAGAAGGAGAAGCCCGAGCCAAAGCCACCGGTTTATACACCTCCAAAGAAAGAGAAACCTGAACCCAAACCACCAGTGTATGAACCTCCAAAAAAACCTCCAATGTACGAACCTAAGCCACCAAAACCACCGGTTTATACACCTCCAAAGAAAGAGAAACCTGAACCCAAACCACCAATGTATGAACCTCCAAAAAAGCCTCCAATGTATGAACCTAAGCCACCAAAGCCACCGGTTTATACACCTCCAAAGAAAGAAAAACCAGAACCCAAGCCACCAATGTATCAACCTCCCAACAACCCACCAATATATGAGCCAAAACCACCTAAGCCACCAGTTTATGCACCACCAAAGGAAGAAAAGCCAAAACCTAAACCATCAGTTTATGAGCCTCCGGCACATGAGCCACCATACGGTCACTATCCAGGACATCCACCGTTGGGGAAGCCTCAATAG